Proteins from a single region of Chelonoidis abingdonii isolate Lonesome George chromosome 20, CheloAbing_2.0, whole genome shotgun sequence:
- the ANKRD13B gene encoding ankyrin repeat domain-containing protein 13B isoform X2 yields MIAASAAGKGPEGRYPLHRLVWHNRARELDRELSTQQVDIEQLDPRGRTPLHLATTLGHLDCARVLLQHGADVGKENRSGWTVLQEAVSTRDLELVQLVLRYRDYLRAIKRLAGIPILLEKLRKAQDFYVEMKWEFTSWVPLVSKICPSDTYKVWKSGQNLRVDTTLLGFDHMTWQRGNRSFVFRGQDTSAVVLEIDHDRQVVYSETLALASHDREGLLATVQPTEEQVMGRLTAPVVTTQLDTKNIAFERNKTGLLGWRSEKTEVVNGYEAKVYGASNVELITRTRTEHLSDQHKGKSKGSKTPLQSFLGIAEQHVGPSNGTLITQTRSHTNPTAITPEEYFNPSFELGSRDIGRPMELTTKTQKFKAKLWLCEDHPLSLCEQVAPIIDLMAISNALFAKLRDFITLRLPPGFPVKIEIPIFHILNARITFGNLNGCDEPVSSVRRSSGSEAPSPSSDSSSVSSSSSLASCRACEMDPSLFEAPPGYSVLGSQRDAMCEEDDDLLQFAIQQSLLEAGTEYDQVTIWEALTNSKPGTHPLSQEGRRGDRTPQHTPPPGQASPQQQGGGSGVPRPLFHSYDEQLRLAMELSAREQAEAERRTRQEEEELRRILQLSLTEQ; encoded by the exons ATGATCGCCGCCTCCGCGGCCGGGAAGGGGCCGGAGGGCAGGTACCCGCTGCACCGCCTGGTCTGGCACAACCGCGCCCGCGAGCTGGACcgggagctcagcacccagcag GTGGACATTGAGCAGCTGGACCCGCGGGGCCGCACACCCCTGCACCTCGCCACCACGCTGGGCCACCTGGACTGCGCCAGGGTCCTGCTCCAACATGGAGCCGACGTGGGCAAGGAGAACCGCAGTGGCTGGACAG TGCTCCAAGAGGCGGTGAGCACCCGCGACCTGGAGCTGGTGCAGCTGGTCCTGCGGTACCGCGACTATCTGCGAGCCATCAAGCGCCTGGCTGGGATCCCCATCCTGCTGGAGAAGCTGCGCAAG gcccAGGATTTCTACGTGGAGATGAAATGGGAATTCACCAGCTGGG TGCCCTTGGTCTCCAAGATCTGCCCCAGTGACACCTACAAGGTGTGGAAGAGCGGCCAGAACCTGCGTGTGGACACGACACTGCTTGGCTTCGACCACATGACCTGGCAGCGGGGAAACCGCAGCTTCGTCTTCCGGGGACAAG ACACCAGCGCGGTGGTGCTGGAGATCGACCATGACCGGCAGGTGGTGTACTCTGAGACGCTGGCACTGGCCAGCCACGACCGCGAGGGCCTGCTGGCTACTGTGCAGCCCACCGAGGAGCAGGTGATGGGCCGGCTCACCGCGCCCGTCGTCACCACGCAGCTGGACACCAAGAACATCGCCTTCGAGAG GAACAAGACGGGGCTCCTGGGCTGGCGGAGCGAGAAGACGGAGGTGGTGAACGGGTACGAGGCCAag GTTTATGGCGCATCCAATGTGGAGCTGATCACGCGGACGCGGACAGAGCACCTTTCCGACCAGCACAAGGGCAAGAGCAAAG GCAGCAAGACCCCACTGCAGTCCTTCCTGGGGATCGCCGAGCAGCACGTGGGGCCCAGCAATGGG ACGCTGATCACGCAGACCCGGAGCCATACCAACCCCACGGCCATCACCCCCGAGGAGTACTTCAACCCCAGCTTCGAGCTGGGCAGCAGAGACATAGGGCGCCCCATGGAGCTCACCACCAAGACGCAGAA gttCAAGGCCAAGCTATGGCTGTGTGAGGATCACCCACTGTCCCTGTGCGAGCAGGTGGCACCGATCATCGACCTCATGGCCATAAGCAATGCGCTCTTCGCCAAGCTCCGGGATTTCATCACGCTCCGCCTGCCGCCCGGCTTCCCCGTCAAGATAG aaaTTCCCATCTTCCACATCCTCAACGCCCGCATCACCTTTGGGAACCTCAATGGCTGTGATGAGCCCGTCAGCTCTGTGCGCCGCAGCTCTGGCAGCGAGGCACCTTCGCCCAGCAGCGACTCCTCCAGCgtcagcagctccagctccctgg CCTCCTGCCGGGCTTGTGAGATGGACCCATCCCTGTTCGAGGCCCCGCCTGGGTACAGCGTGCTGGGCAGCCAGCGGGACGCCATGTGCGAGGAGGACGACGACTTGCTGCAGTTCGCCATCcaacagagcctgctggaggCGGGCACGGAGTATGATCAG GTGACCATCTGGGAAGCTTTGACCAACAGCAAGCCGGGCACGCACCCCTTGTCCCAGGAGGGCCGGCGAGGAGACAG GACACCCCAGCACACACCTCCCCCTGGGCAGGCCAGCCCCCAGCAGCAGGGCGGGGGCAGCGGTGTGCCCAGGCCCCTGTTCCACAGCTACGACGAGCAGCTGCGCCTGGCCATGGAGCTGTCGGCGCGGGAGCAGGCGGAGGCGGAACGACGCACgcggcaggaggaggaggagctgcggCGCATCCTGCAGCTCTCGCTGACCGAGCAGTAG
- the ANKRD13B gene encoding ankyrin repeat domain-containing protein 13B isoform X1 — MIAASAAGKGPEGRYPLHRLVWHNRARELDRELSTQQVDIEQLDPRGRTPLHLATTLGHLDCARVLLQHGADVGKENRSGWTVLQEAVSTRDLELVQLVLRYRDYLRAIKRLAGIPILLEKLRKAQDFYVEMKWEFTSWVPLVSKICPSDTYKVWKSGQNLRVDTTLLGFDHMTWQRGNRSFVFRGQDTSAVVLEIDHDRQVVYSETLALASHDREGLLATVQPTEEQVMGRLTAPVVTTQLDTKNIAFERNKTGLLGWRSEKTEVVNGYEAKVYGASNVELITRTRTEHLSDQHKGKSKAGSKTPLQSFLGIAEQHVGPSNGTLITQTRSHTNPTAITPEEYFNPSFELGSRDIGRPMELTTKTQKFKAKLWLCEDHPLSLCEQVAPIIDLMAISNALFAKLRDFITLRLPPGFPVKIEIPIFHILNARITFGNLNGCDEPVSSVRRSSGSEAPSPSSDSSSVSSSSSLASCRACEMDPSLFEAPPGYSVLGSQRDAMCEEDDDLLQFAIQQSLLEAGTEYDQVTIWEALTNSKPGTHPLSQEGRRGDRTPQHTPPPGQASPQQQGGGSGVPRPLFHSYDEQLRLAMELSAREQAEAERRTRQEEEELRRILQLSLTEQ, encoded by the exons ATGATCGCCGCCTCCGCGGCCGGGAAGGGGCCGGAGGGCAGGTACCCGCTGCACCGCCTGGTCTGGCACAACCGCGCCCGCGAGCTGGACcgggagctcagcacccagcag GTGGACATTGAGCAGCTGGACCCGCGGGGCCGCACACCCCTGCACCTCGCCACCACGCTGGGCCACCTGGACTGCGCCAGGGTCCTGCTCCAACATGGAGCCGACGTGGGCAAGGAGAACCGCAGTGGCTGGACAG TGCTCCAAGAGGCGGTGAGCACCCGCGACCTGGAGCTGGTGCAGCTGGTCCTGCGGTACCGCGACTATCTGCGAGCCATCAAGCGCCTGGCTGGGATCCCCATCCTGCTGGAGAAGCTGCGCAAG gcccAGGATTTCTACGTGGAGATGAAATGGGAATTCACCAGCTGGG TGCCCTTGGTCTCCAAGATCTGCCCCAGTGACACCTACAAGGTGTGGAAGAGCGGCCAGAACCTGCGTGTGGACACGACACTGCTTGGCTTCGACCACATGACCTGGCAGCGGGGAAACCGCAGCTTCGTCTTCCGGGGACAAG ACACCAGCGCGGTGGTGCTGGAGATCGACCATGACCGGCAGGTGGTGTACTCTGAGACGCTGGCACTGGCCAGCCACGACCGCGAGGGCCTGCTGGCTACTGTGCAGCCCACCGAGGAGCAGGTGATGGGCCGGCTCACCGCGCCCGTCGTCACCACGCAGCTGGACACCAAGAACATCGCCTTCGAGAG GAACAAGACGGGGCTCCTGGGCTGGCGGAGCGAGAAGACGGAGGTGGTGAACGGGTACGAGGCCAag GTTTATGGCGCATCCAATGTGGAGCTGATCACGCGGACGCGGACAGAGCACCTTTCCGACCAGCACAAGGGCAAGAGCAAAG CAGGCAGCAAGACCCCACTGCAGTCCTTCCTGGGGATCGCCGAGCAGCACGTGGGGCCCAGCAATGGG ACGCTGATCACGCAGACCCGGAGCCATACCAACCCCACGGCCATCACCCCCGAGGAGTACTTCAACCCCAGCTTCGAGCTGGGCAGCAGAGACATAGGGCGCCCCATGGAGCTCACCACCAAGACGCAGAA gttCAAGGCCAAGCTATGGCTGTGTGAGGATCACCCACTGTCCCTGTGCGAGCAGGTGGCACCGATCATCGACCTCATGGCCATAAGCAATGCGCTCTTCGCCAAGCTCCGGGATTTCATCACGCTCCGCCTGCCGCCCGGCTTCCCCGTCAAGATAG aaaTTCCCATCTTCCACATCCTCAACGCCCGCATCACCTTTGGGAACCTCAATGGCTGTGATGAGCCCGTCAGCTCTGTGCGCCGCAGCTCTGGCAGCGAGGCACCTTCGCCCAGCAGCGACTCCTCCAGCgtcagcagctccagctccctgg CCTCCTGCCGGGCTTGTGAGATGGACCCATCCCTGTTCGAGGCCCCGCCTGGGTACAGCGTGCTGGGCAGCCAGCGGGACGCCATGTGCGAGGAGGACGACGACTTGCTGCAGTTCGCCATCcaacagagcctgctggaggCGGGCACGGAGTATGATCAG GTGACCATCTGGGAAGCTTTGACCAACAGCAAGCCGGGCACGCACCCCTTGTCCCAGGAGGGCCGGCGAGGAGACAG GACACCCCAGCACACACCTCCCCCTGGGCAGGCCAGCCCCCAGCAGCAGGGCGGGGGCAGCGGTGTGCCCAGGCCCCTGTTCCACAGCTACGACGAGCAGCTGCGCCTGGCCATGGAGCTGTCGGCGCGGGAGCAGGCGGAGGCGGAACGACGCACgcggcaggaggaggaggagctgcggCGCATCCTGCAGCTCTCGCTGACCGAGCAGTAG